The Zingiber officinale cultivar Zhangliang chromosome 9A, Zo_v1.1, whole genome shotgun sequence genome window below encodes:
- the LOC122018704 gene encoding probable inactive purple acid phosphatase 28 isoform X1: protein MRRRPWRRSFFSHLVLILFFLPLVLFLCHSLLWVAFLGADAVPRVKRSAELPLRFRSDGSFKILQVADMHYGNGLVTRCRDVLPSESSRCTDVNSTVFLKRMIEAERPDLIAFTGDNIFGASATDAAESLFKVFRPAMESRIPWAAILGNHDQESTMPRVELMSFISLMDYSVAQVNPSGFLVDGYGNYDIKVHGAWDSGLANTSVLNLYFLDSGDRAMVGGRRTYGWIKDSQLTWLRAVSEDLQRSSNLQQSRYPAPSLSFFHIPIPEVRELWFKGFVGQFQEAIACSSVNSGVLQTLVSMGDVKAVFIGHDHLNDFCGNLDGIWFCYGGGFGYHGYGKPSWRRRARVVLAQLGKGKGTWMGVEVIKTWKRLDDDKLTKIDEQVLWRRDPWEGQ from the exons ATGCGCCGGCGTCCATGGCGTCGATCCTTCTTTTCGCATCTCGTACTCATCCTTTTCTTCCTCCCCCTCGTTCTCTTCCTCTGCCACTCCCTTCTGTGGGTCGCATTTTTGGGCGCTGACGCCGTACCGAGGGTGAAGAGATCAGCTGAGCTCCCACTTCGATTCCGATCCGATGGCAGCTTCAAGATCCTTCAG GTGGCTGACATGCACTATGGGAACGGGCTGGTGACCCGGTGTCGAGACGTATTGCCATCGGAGTCCTCCCGATGCACCGATGTCAACTCGACGGTGTTCCTAAAGAGGATGATCGAAGCGGAGAGGCCCGATCTGATTGCATTCACAG GGGATAACATATTTGGCGCCAGCGCTACGGATGCTGCAGAATCCCTTTTCAAAGTCTTTAGACCTGCCATGGAATCCAGGATTCCCTGGGCAGCAATCTTGGGCAATCATGATCAGGAGTCAACCATGCCAAGAGTGGAGTTGATGTCATTTATCTCACTTATGGATTATTCAGTGGCCCAAGTAAATCCATCAGGTTTTTTGGTAGATGGATATGGGAATTACGACATCAAGGTGCATGGAGCATGGGATTCTGGACTGGCTAATACCAGCGTTCTCAATCTCTACTTCCTTGACAGTGGTGATCGTGCTATGGTCGGTGGACGGAGAACTTATGGATGGATAAAGGATTCTCAATTGACTTGGCTTCGAGCTGTTTCTGAAGATCTACAG AGATCATCAAATCTACAACAGAGCAGGTACCCGGCTCCTTCGCTATCATTCTTCCACATTCCAATTCCAGAGGTTCGAGAGCTGTGGTTTAAGGGTTTCGTAGGCCAGTTCCAAGAGGCAATTGCTTGTTCTTCTGTCAACTCTGGGGTCCTTCAGACCCTTGTCTCCATGGGAGATGTAAAGGCAGTATTCATTGGCCATGACCATCTGAATGATTTCTGTGGAAACTTAGATGGTATATGGTTCTGCTATGGCGGTGGCTTCGGTTATCATGGGTATGGAAAACCCAGTTGGCGAAGGCGAGCAAGGGTAGTTTTGGCTCAACTTGGAAAAGGGAAAGGGACATGGATGGGCGTTGAGGTGATCAAGACCTGGAAGCGGTTGGATGATGATAAGCTGACTAAGATCGATGAGCAGGTGCTTTGGAGACGAGATCCATGGGAGGGCCAATGA
- the LOC122018704 gene encoding probable inactive purple acid phosphatase 28 isoform X2, with the protein MRRRPWRRSFFSHLVLILFFLPLVLFLCHSLLWVAFLGADAVPRVKRSAELPLRFRSDGSFKILQVADMHYGNGLVTRCRDVLPSESSRCTDVNSTVFLKRMIEAERPDLIAFTGDNIFGASATDAAESLFKVFRPAMESRIPWAAILGNHDQESTMPRVELMSFISLMDYSVAQVNPSGFLVDGYGNYDIKVHGAWDSGLANTSVLNLYFLDSGDRAMVGGRRTYGWIKDSQLTWLRAVSEDLQSRYPAPSLSFFHIPIPEVRELWFKGFVGQFQEAIACSSVNSGVLQTLVSMGDVKAVFIGHDHLNDFCGNLDGIWFCYGGGFGYHGYGKPSWRRRARVVLAQLGKGKGTWMGVEVIKTWKRLDDDKLTKIDEQVLWRRDPWEGQ; encoded by the exons ATGCGCCGGCGTCCATGGCGTCGATCCTTCTTTTCGCATCTCGTACTCATCCTTTTCTTCCTCCCCCTCGTTCTCTTCCTCTGCCACTCCCTTCTGTGGGTCGCATTTTTGGGCGCTGACGCCGTACCGAGGGTGAAGAGATCAGCTGAGCTCCCACTTCGATTCCGATCCGATGGCAGCTTCAAGATCCTTCAG GTGGCTGACATGCACTATGGGAACGGGCTGGTGACCCGGTGTCGAGACGTATTGCCATCGGAGTCCTCCCGATGCACCGATGTCAACTCGACGGTGTTCCTAAAGAGGATGATCGAAGCGGAGAGGCCCGATCTGATTGCATTCACAG GGGATAACATATTTGGCGCCAGCGCTACGGATGCTGCAGAATCCCTTTTCAAAGTCTTTAGACCTGCCATGGAATCCAGGATTCCCTGGGCAGCAATCTTGGGCAATCATGATCAGGAGTCAACCATGCCAAGAGTGGAGTTGATGTCATTTATCTCACTTATGGATTATTCAGTGGCCCAAGTAAATCCATCAGGTTTTTTGGTAGATGGATATGGGAATTACGACATCAAGGTGCATGGAGCATGGGATTCTGGACTGGCTAATACCAGCGTTCTCAATCTCTACTTCCTTGACAGTGGTGATCGTGCTATGGTCGGTGGACGGAGAACTTATGGATGGATAAAGGATTCTCAATTGACTTGGCTTCGAGCTGTTTCTGAAGATCTACAG AGCAGGTACCCGGCTCCTTCGCTATCATTCTTCCACATTCCAATTCCAGAGGTTCGAGAGCTGTGGTTTAAGGGTTTCGTAGGCCAGTTCCAAGAGGCAATTGCTTGTTCTTCTGTCAACTCTGGGGTCCTTCAGACCCTTGTCTCCATGGGAGATGTAAAGGCAGTATTCATTGGCCATGACCATCTGAATGATTTCTGTGGAAACTTAGATGGTATATGGTTCTGCTATGGCGGTGGCTTCGGTTATCATGGGTATGGAAAACCCAGTTGGCGAAGGCGAGCAAGGGTAGTTTTGGCTCAACTTGGAAAAGGGAAAGGGACATGGATGGGCGTTGAGGTGATCAAGACCTGGAAGCGGTTGGATGATGATAAGCTGACTAAGATCGATGAGCAGGTGCTTTGGAGACGAGATCCATGGGAGGGCCAATGA
- the LOC122018703 gene encoding protein TIC 55, chloroplastic-like, which produces MALLRFSSVCLLSFHKSLECSSARLPSMSRRELVIERTSRRSGRCRAAVAAEDVGREEVLVPAEAEVEEDVAEYDWREEWYPLYLTEQVPNDAPLGLSVFDKQLVLFRDGDGVLRCFEDRCPHRLAKLSEGQLVDGRLECLYHGWQFAGEGRCVKIPQLPESAKIPRAACVRSYEVRDSQGVVWVWMSDKTPPVNLKLPWFEHYDRPGFQAISSVHELPYDHSILLENLMDPAHVPISHDRTDWSARREEAQPLEFEVTERTARGFAGRWGRPRTRPGQWSFLRFQAPCVLSNDVEQIDKKGEKQYLSALFLCRPTGQGKSMLIARFGASARPGFFKLIPDWFIHQNQCSVFEQDMGFLSSQNEVLVKERRPTRDLYLNLRSSDTWVAEYRKWMDRAGHGMPYHFGHATISPPKEPAVVEQAPVGVVAGMSATFPAKGGVGERHAPNPANRYYRHVVHCKQCRNDLKAFRGWNKALLAAAAAAVGAAILAAGLRAKALLLAAAALFVAGSFACSAAIDLITTNFIRSHRKL; this is translated from the exons ATGGCTCTCTTGCGCTTCTCCTCCGTCTGCCTTCTCTCCTTTCACAAATCCCTCGAATGTTCCTCCGCTCGCCTTCCTTCGATGTCGAGAAGGGAGCTTGTGATCGAGAGGACGAGTAGAAGAAGCGGAAGGTGTCGGGCGGCGGTGGCCGCGGAGGACGTCGGGAGGGAGGAGGTGCTGGTTCCGGCGGAAGCTGAGGTGGAGGAGGACGTGGCGGAGTACGATTGGAGAGAGGAGTGGTACCCGCTGTACTTGACGGAGCAAGTTCCCAACGACGCGCCGCTCGGCCTGTCCGTCTTCGACAAGCAGCTCGTCCTCTTCCGCGACGGCGACGGCGTCCTCCGTTGCTTCGAGGACCGATGCCCTCACCG ATTGGCGAAGCTGTCGGAGGGGCAATTGGTGGATGGACGCCTGGAGTGCCTCTACCACGGCTGGCAGTTCGCCGGCGAAGGCCGGTGCGTGAAGATCCCGCAGCTGCCGGAGTCGGCGAAGATCCCTCGCGCGGCGTGCGTGAGGTCGTACGAGGTGCGCGATTCGCAGGGGGTGGTGTGGGTTTGGATGTCGGACAAGACCCCGCCGGTGAACTTGAAACTGCCATGGTTCGAGCACTATGACCGGCCGGGATTTCAGGCCATTTCCTCCGTCCATGAGCTGCCCTACGACCACTCCATCCTTCTCGAGAACTTGATGGACCCGGCGCACGTGCCGATCTCCCACGACCGCACTGACTGGTCTGCCCGCCGTGAGGAGGCGCAGCCGCTGGAGTTCGAGGTCACCGAGCGCACCGCCCGCGGCTTCGCCGGTCGGTGGGGGCGGCCAAGGACGCGGCCCGGGCAGTGGAGTTTCCTCCGCTTTCAAGCCCCCTGCGTCCTCTCCAACGATGTAGAACAAATCGACAAGAAGGGAGAGAAGCAGTACCTGTCGGCGTTGTTCCTCTGCCGGCCGACGGGGCAGGGGAAGTCAATGCTCATTGCCCGGTTCGGCGCCAGCGCCCGGCCAGGCTTCTTCAAACTCATCCCCGACTGGTTCATCCACCAGAACCAATGCAGCGTCTTCGAGCAGGACATGGGCTTCCTCTCGTCGCAGAACGAGGTGCTCGTGAAGGAGCGCCGCCCCACCAGAGACCTCTACCTAAACCTGAGATCGTCGGACACGTGGGTGGCGGAGTACCGAAAGTGGATGGACCGCGCCGGCCACGGCATGCCGTACCACTTCGGGCACGCGACTATCTCCCCGCCGAAGGAGCCGGCGGTGGTGgagcaggctccggtcggcgtgGTCGCGGGGATGTCCGCCACGTTCCCGGCCAAGGGAGGCGTCGGCGAGCGGCACGCGCCGAACCCGGCGAACCGCTACTACCGCCACGTGGTGCACTGCAAGCAGTGCAGGAATGACCTGAAGGCGTTCCGGGGGTGGAACAAGGCGCTGCTCGCGGCCGCCGCCGCGGCCGTTGGGGCGGCTATCCTGGCAGCGGGGCTGCGGGCGAAGGCGCTTCTGCTTGCGGCGGCGGCGCTGTTTGTGGCCGGATCTTTCGCTTGCTCCGCCGCGATCGATCTCATCACCACCAACTTCATACGATCACACAGAAAATTGTGA
- the LOC122021884 gene encoding probable small nuclear ribonucleoprotein F encodes MSSASLHPNPSGAHAFLLLLVGRLCSGAVSSSVMATVPVNPKPFLNNLTGKPVIVKLKWGMEYKGYLVSVDSYMNLQLANTEEFIDGQFTGNLGEILIRCNNVLYLRGVPEDEEIEDAD; translated from the exons ATGTCTTCTGCATCTCTGCACCCAAACCCTAGCGGAGCGCAcgcctttcttctcctcctcgtcGGTCGTCTTTGTTCCGGTGCAGTTAGTTCTTCAGTAATGGCG ACTGTGCCAGTTAACCCAAAACCTTTCTTAAACAATTTAACTGGAAAGCCTGTGATTGTAAAGTTGAAGTGGGGAATGGAATACAAAG GTTATCTTGTGTCAGTAGATTCCTACATGAACTTGCAG TTGGCCAATACTGAAGAATTCATTGATGGCCAATTTACTGGAAACCTGGGGGAGATTCTCATAAG GTGCAACAATGTTTTGTATCTTCGAGGTGTGCCAGaggatgaagagattgaagacgCTGATTGA
- the LOC122018782 gene encoding putative serine/threonine-protein kinase: MPPQFLQDFAAPMQQASLLLFISVAVASLLVGFALMVFCWRCRKQKGSLWKIANSTKGPIFPDSFSGNLRMVSYFSYRTLKKATKDFHPKNQLGGGGFGPVYKGVLDDGRIIAVKQLSVGKSQQGESEFLAEVRMLTSIQHKNLVCLVGCCSEGSERLLVYEYMTNGSLNKIISGHGDQIGKSGKSLDWKTRFEIIVGVARGLQYLHEDSNLRIVHRDIKASNILLDEKFQPKISDFGLAKFFPEDQTYLSTRFAGTLGYCAPEYALRGELSAKADIYSFGVLVLEIISCRTNTDLSLPIEMQYLPEYTWKLYERSKVREIVDPKLLDEGTVEKEVLQVCQVALLCLQLHPDLRPPMSDIVAMLTCRAQISSTPVKPTFLERRARVSIRPQSP, translated from the exons ATGCCACCTCAGTTTCTCCAAG ACTTTGCAGCTCCAATGCAGCAAGCATCACTTTTGCTCTTTATCAGCGTCGCGGTAGCTTCACTTCTTGTTGGTTTTGCACTCATGGTGTTTTGCTGGAGGTGCAGGAAGCAGAAGGGGTCGTTGTGGAAGATTGCCAACTCCACCAAAGGCCCCATTT TTCCTGATTCCTTCAGTGGCAATCTTCGGATGGTTTCTTACTTCAGTTATCGAACTCtgaagaaagcaacaaaggaTTTCCACCCGAAGAATCAACTAGGCGGAGGTGGATTTGGTCCAGTCTATAAG GGAGTGTTAGATGATGGAAGGATCATTGCGGTGAAGCAACTAAGTGTTGGAAAATCTCAGCAAGGTGAGTCGGAGTTCCTTGCAGAGGTCAGAATGTTGACGAGCATCCAACACAAGAATCTAGTTTGCCTCGTTGGGTGCTGCTCGGAAGGCTCAGAGCGCCTGCTCGTCTATGAGTACATGACCAATGGAAGCTTGAACAAGATCATATCTGGT CATGGTGATCAAATAGGAAAGAGTGGGAAATCTCTAGACTGGAAGACGCGATTTGAAATCATTGTCGGAGTAGCGCGGGGATTGCAGTACCTGCATGAGGACTCCAACTTGAGGATTGTTCATAGAGATATCAAGGCCAGCAACATCCTCCTAGATGAGAAATTTCAGCCTAAGATCAGCGACTTCGGTCTGGCCAAGTTCTTCCCAGAGGATCAAACTTATCTCAGCACAAGATTTGCAGGAACTCT AGGGTATTGTGCACCTGAATATGCTCTGCGAGGTGAGCTTTCGGCAAAAGCCGACATCTACAGCTTCGGTGTTCTTGTGCTGGAGATCATCAGTTGCAGGACCAACACGGATCTTTCTCTTCCAATTGAGATGCAATACCTTCCAGAATAT ACATGGAAGCTCTATGAAAGATCAAAGGTGAGGGAAATAGTGGATCCAAAATTACTAGATGAAGGAACAGTGGAGAAAGAAGTGTTGCAGGTGTGCCAAGTTGCTCTGCTGTGCCTTCAGCTACACCCAGACTTGAGGCCTCCAATGTCTGACATAGTGGCCATGCTGACTTGTAGGGCTCAGATATCTTCTACTCCTGTAAAACCAACATTTTTGGAGAGGAGGGCAAGGGTTAGCATCAGGCCTCAATCACCCTAG
- the LOC122018802 gene encoding Golgi SNAP receptor complex member 1-1-like isoform X1 has translation MEASSWDALRKQARKLEAQLDEQMTSYRRLVSLKSNGSETDLESGIEHSLKQLQQVNLQMQIWVSSGGSQIISHTLTRHKEILQDLTQEFYRLQSSRRAKQERSSLLLDFRDFDRAKADMEDGANTEQHALLKEQAAIGRSSGQMDNVISQAQATLGTLALQRSTFGGITTKIGNVSSRLPTVNHILSSIKRKKSMDTIILSLVASICTFLMLIYWLSK, from the exons ATGGAGGCGTCCTCGTGGGACGCCCTTCGGAAACAG GCAAGGAAGCTTGAAGCTCAATTGGATGAGCAGATGACTTCATATCGTAGGCTCGTTTCGTTAAAATCCAATGGTTCAGAGACAGATCTCGAATCTGGAATTGAACATTCACTAAAGCAACTCCAACAAGTCAATTTGCAGATGCAaatctgggtatcttctggaggCTCACAGATTATTTCTCACACACTGACACGGCATAAAGAAATTCTACAAGATCTCACTCAG GAGTTCTACAGGCTTCAGTCTAGCCGCAGAGCAAAACAAGAGCGTTCTTCGCTTCTTCTAGACTTTAGAGACTTCGATAGAGCAAAGGCAGACATGGAAGATGGTGCCAATACTGAACAACATGCCCTACTTAAAGAACAAGCAGCTATAGGTAGAAGTTCAGGGCAG ATGGACAATGTAATCTCGCAAGCACAAGCCACTCTGGGAACACTAGCTCTTCAGCGTTCCACGTTTGGTGGCATCACTACCAAGATCGGTAATGTCAGCAGCAGACTTCCTACG GTAAATCATATTCTTTCATCAATTAAAAGGAAAAAATCGATGGACACCATAATCCTGTCCCTCGTCGCGTCAATTTGTACATTTCTCATGTTGATTTACTGGTTGTCAAAGTAA
- the LOC122018802 gene encoding Golgi SNAP receptor complex member 1-1-like isoform X2 has translation MTSYRRLVSLKSNGSETDLESGIEHSLKQLQQVNLQMQIWVSSGGSQIISHTLTRHKEILQDLTQEFYRLQSSRRAKQERSSLLLDFRDFDRAKADMEDGANTEQHALLKEQAAIGRSSGQMDNVISQAQATLGTLALQRSTFGGITTKIGNVSSRLPTVNHILSSIKRKKSMDTIILSLVASICTFLMLIYWLSK, from the exons ATGACTTCATATCGTAGGCTCGTTTCGTTAAAATCCAATGGTTCAGAGACAGATCTCGAATCTGGAATTGAACATTCACTAAAGCAACTCCAACAAGTCAATTTGCAGATGCAaatctgggtatcttctggaggCTCACAGATTATTTCTCACACACTGACACGGCATAAAGAAATTCTACAAGATCTCACTCAG GAGTTCTACAGGCTTCAGTCTAGCCGCAGAGCAAAACAAGAGCGTTCTTCGCTTCTTCTAGACTTTAGAGACTTCGATAGAGCAAAGGCAGACATGGAAGATGGTGCCAATACTGAACAACATGCCCTACTTAAAGAACAAGCAGCTATAGGTAGAAGTTCAGGGCAG ATGGACAATGTAATCTCGCAAGCACAAGCCACTCTGGGAACACTAGCTCTTCAGCGTTCCACGTTTGGTGGCATCACTACCAAGATCGGTAATGTCAGCAGCAGACTTCCTACG GTAAATCATATTCTTTCATCAATTAAAAGGAAAAAATCGATGGACACCATAATCCTGTCCCTCGTCGCGTCAATTTGTACATTTCTCATGTTGATTTACTGGTTGTCAAAGTAA
- the LOC122018801 gene encoding ATP synthase delta chain, chloroplastic-like — MAALRSSPLVLRPAAAAPSSSSVRVSCFLRRFPSTVPRRLRIILPSRRRHGGGALGAVMADSAASSYANALAEAAKSNGSLEETAADIEKVEKAFADPAVQSFFSNPTISAERKAEVVKEIASSLKLLPYTANFLNILVDMRRIDILSEIIKEFELQYNKITNTEVAVVTSVVTLEPQDLAQIAKVVQRLTGANNVRIKTALDPSLIAGFTIRFGATGSKFVDMSVKKQLDEIATKLDFSAVTF, encoded by the coding sequence ATGGCCGCCCTCCGCTCCTCTCCCCTCGTCCTCCGCCCCGCCGCCGCCgccccttcttcctcctctgtccGTGTTTCCTGCTTCCTACGACGATTTCCCTCTACCGTCCCCCGACGCCTTAGGATCATCCTGCCTTCCCGCCGCCGCCACGGCGGCGGCGCCCTCGGTGCCGTGATGGCGGACTCCGCCGCTTCGAGCTACGCGAACGCTCTCGCCGAAGCCGCGAAGTCTAACGGATCCCTCGAGGAGACGGCCGCCGACATCGAGAAGGTGGAGAAGGCGTTCGCCGACCCGGCCGTCCAATCCTTCTTCTCCAACCCCACCATCTCGGCGGAGCGGAAAGCCGAGGTAGTGAAGGAGATCGCCTCCTCCCTCAAGCTCCTCCCCTACACCGCCAACTTCCTCAACATCCTCGTCGACATGCGGCGGATCGACATCCTCAGCGAGATCATCAAGGAGTTCGAGCTGCAATACAACAAGATCACCAACACGGAGGTCGCCGTCGTGACTTCGGTGGTGACCTTGGAGCCCCAGGACCTCGCCCAGATCGCGAAGGTGGTGCAGCGGCTCACCGGCGCCAACAACGTGCGGATCAAGACGGCGCTCGATCCTTCCCTCATCGCCGGATTCACGATTCGGTTCGGCGCAACCGGGTCCAAGTTCGTCGACATGAGCGTCAAGAAGCAGCTCGATGAGATCGCTACGAAGCTTGATTTCTCCGCCGTTACCTTCTAA